In the Kaistella sp. 97-N-M2 genome, one interval contains:
- the ligD gene encoding DNA ligase D produces MLASIEPKPFSSPEWAFEIKWDGYRAVADLRNGVQLYSRNGLSYVEKFKKVANALKFQEHEMVIDGELVAYDNKGKPNFQWLQRIGENPNLTVLFQVFDLLWLNGHSTENLSFLQRKELLKEALKENEIVKYHDHVLEKGEAFFRLIESMELEGMMAKKIDSTYHEGSRSGDWLKVKSQQTEEVLICGFTAPKGGRKKFGSLILGRYNGDEIIFCGHTGTGFSDKTLVELYDKMEPLITPKSAFKVTPKTNDKATWIKPDLIAEIKFTELTGDHIFRHPVFLRLREDLNPKDLNFKKEETETAEEAPILKKTVMKRDPEKLQKFDKKEVKLTNQNKIYFPKDQVTKGDMIDYYQSVAEYLLPHLKDRPQSMNRFPNGIDGMSFYQKDASDETPDWIDRQKVFSESTDKYINYILCNNKATMAYMNNLGCIEFNVWTSRVETADSPDYLVLDLDPSENNSFDDVIETAKVAKKYMDKGGIDGYCKTSGSSGIHIYIPMGAQYSFDQVKDFGHLLMQMVQRELPDITTLERSLQKRDKDKIYLDYLQNRRGQTLASVYSLRPKNGAPVSMPIEWNELKSGLKPADFNIENALGRIQKNGDLFKPVLGKGIDMLKAIGLLHTE; encoded by the coding sequence ATGCTCGCGTCGATTGAGCCCAAACCTTTCAGCAGCCCGGAGTGGGCTTTTGAAATTAAATGGGACGGCTATCGCGCTGTCGCCGATCTTCGAAACGGCGTTCAGCTGTATTCCCGCAACGGCCTTTCTTATGTGGAAAAATTTAAGAAAGTAGCCAACGCTTTGAAATTTCAGGAACATGAAATGGTGATTGACGGCGAACTGGTGGCCTACGATAACAAGGGAAAGCCCAACTTCCAGTGGCTGCAAAGAATTGGGGAAAATCCAAACCTTACCGTGCTTTTTCAGGTCTTCGATCTGCTTTGGCTGAACGGCCATTCCACCGAAAATTTAAGTTTTCTGCAGCGAAAAGAATTGCTGAAAGAAGCTTTAAAAGAAAATGAAATCGTTAAATATCACGATCATGTCTTGGAAAAAGGTGAAGCCTTTTTTCGCCTGATCGAAAGCATGGAACTGGAAGGAATGATGGCGAAGAAAATCGACAGCACGTATCATGAAGGTTCGCGCAGCGGGGACTGGCTAAAGGTGAAAAGCCAGCAGACGGAAGAAGTGCTGATTTGTGGATTTACCGCGCCGAAAGGCGGCCGTAAAAAATTCGGTTCTCTAATTTTAGGCCGGTACAACGGCGACGAAATCATCTTTTGCGGACATACAGGAACGGGTTTCAGCGACAAAACTTTGGTAGAACTTTACGATAAAATGGAACCGCTTATCACGCCGAAATCTGCTTTTAAAGTGACGCCAAAGACAAACGATAAAGCAACCTGGATTAAGCCGGACCTGATCGCGGAAATTAAATTCACGGAACTGACGGGCGATCACATTTTTCGCCATCCTGTTTTTCTAAGGTTGCGCGAAGATCTCAATCCGAAAGATTTAAATTTTAAAAAAGAAGAAACCGAAACCGCGGAAGAAGCTCCAATTTTAAAAAAAACGGTTATGAAAAGAGATCCCGAAAAACTCCAGAAGTTTGATAAAAAAGAGGTGAAACTTACGAATCAAAATAAGATCTACTTCCCGAAAGATCAGGTCACGAAAGGCGATATGATTGATTACTATCAAAGTGTGGCGGAATATCTTTTACCGCATCTGAAAGACCGTCCGCAATCGATGAACCGTTTTCCGAACGGCATCGACGGTATGAGTTTTTACCAAAAAGACGCTTCGGACGAAACACCCGACTGGATCGACAGGCAGAAAGTATTTTCGGAATCGACTGACAAATACATCAACTACATTTTGTGCAACAACAAAGCGACGATGGCGTATATGAATAATTTGGGCTGCATCGAATTTAACGTCTGGACCAGTCGCGTGGAAACAGCCGACTCGCCGGATTATCTCGTTTTGGATTTGGATCCCTCGGAAAACAACAGTTTCGACGACGTGATCGAAACGGCAAAAGTTGCGAAGAAATACATGGATAAAGGCGGAATTGACGGCTACTGCAAAACCTCGGGAAGCTCTGGAATTCATATTTACATTCCCATGGGCGCGCAGTATTCCTTCGATCAGGTGAAAGATTTCGGACACCTTTTGATGCAAATGGTGCAGCGCGAACTGCCGGATATTACTACGCTGGAACGCTCGCTTCAAAAACGCGACAAAGACAAAATTTATTTGGATTATCTTCAAAACCGCCGCGGGCAAACGCTGGCGAGCGTCTACAGTTTAAGACCCAAAAACGGCGCGCCGGTCTCCATGCCGATCGAGTGGAACGAACTCAAAAGCGGTCTGAAACCTGCCGATTTTAATATTGAAAATGCCTTAGGAAGAATCCAAAAAAACGGCGACCTTTTCAAACCCGTGCTGGGCAAAGGAATCGACATGCTGAAAGCCATCGGACTTTTGCATACTGAATAA
- a CDS encoding Ku protein, translating into MRAIWNGAIGFGLVNIPIKLYSATEESNIDLDMLDKDDLENINFKRVNAKTGKEVKWADIVKGYKLEDRYIVLTDEDFKEVSPEKSKILKINQFVDINEIDSAYFESSYFLEPQKNGEEAYKLLLQSLIKTKMAGIGTFILREKEILCLVRPYEDKILMVNRMRYPEEIREFEDLKLPSAKKPKEEELTMAESLIKQLATKFDPDKYKNTYNDDLMKIIEAKAKGKTKKVETKEEVSAKATDLMAQLKASLEAGKAKAG; encoded by the coding sequence ATGAGAGCAATTTGGAACGGAGCCATCGGTTTCGGCCTGGTAAATATTCCGATTAAATTATATTCTGCGACGGAAGAAAGCAATATCGATCTTGATATGCTCGACAAAGACGATCTTGAGAATATTAATTTTAAACGTGTGAATGCCAAAACCGGCAAGGAAGTGAAATGGGCCGATATTGTAAAAGGTTACAAACTGGAAGACCGCTATATTGTTCTTACTGACGAAGATTTCAAAGAAGTGAGCCCGGAAAAATCGAAAATTTTAAAAATTAATCAGTTCGTCGATATCAACGAGATCGACAGCGCTTACTTCGAATCCTCTTATTTTTTGGAACCGCAGAAAAACGGTGAAGAAGCTTACAAACTTTTGCTGCAGTCTCTCATCAAAACAAAGATGGCCGGAATCGGAACTTTTATTCTGAGGGAAAAGGAAATTTTGTGTTTGGTCCGTCCCTACGAAGATAAAATTTTGATGGTCAACCGCATGCGATATCCCGAAGAGATCCGCGAATTTGAAGACCTGAAACTTCCGTCCGCAAAAAAACCGAAAGAAGAAGAACTTACTATGGCCGAATCGCTGATTAAACAGTTGGCGACTAAATTCGATCCCGATAAATACAAAAACACATACAACGACGATTTGATGAAGATCATTGAAGCGAAAGCCAAAGGAAAAACAAAAAAAGTGGAAACCAAAGAAGAGGTTTCCGCGAAAGCTACGGACCTTATGGCGCAGCTGAAAGCCAGTCTGGAAGCCGGAAAAGCCAAAGCCGGTTAA
- a CDS encoding DUF2147 domain-containing protein produces MGVWIATDNSVVVKVYESNNEYKAKVVWFDKHLGSGKPIETRLDTENPNPALRHRKIIGMEILEGLQYNPKHHTWENGKIYDASTGKHWDSSANFTKDGILKVRGYWKFKWIGKSMSFRRAN; encoded by the coding sequence TTGGGCGTTTGGATTGCCACCGATAACAGCGTTGTAGTGAAAGTATACGAATCCAATAACGAGTATAAGGCCAAAGTGGTCTGGTTTGATAAGCATCTTGGTAGCGGAAAACCCATCGAAACGCGTCTGGATACGGAAAATCCGAATCCGGCTTTACGGCACCGCAAAATAATCGGTATGGAAATTCTGGAGGGATTACAGTACAATCCAAAACACCACACGTGGGAAAATGGCAAAATTTACGACGCCTCTACGGGCAAACACTGGGATTCTTCCGCGAACTTCACAAAAGACGGAATTCTGAAAGTGCGTGGGTACTGGAAATTTAAATGGATTGGCAAAAGCATGTCTTTCCGCAGAGCAAATTAA
- the xth gene encoding exodeoxyribonuclease III has product MKIATYNVNGVNGRLPVLLRWLKEAQPDVVCLQELKAPQEKFPEAEILEAGYHAVWLGQKSWNGVAVLAKDRKPEVSRTDLPGEEEIQASRYLEVKIGDLIIACIYMPNGNPVPGPKFEYKMRWFQRLDAHAEMLITSGKKVLLIGDFNVMPTEKDVYKPEKFKADALFLPEVREAFHNLVSQGWTDVIRYFYPEDTVYTFWDYFRNAFQRNAGLRIDHFLVSPEVVPHLKKAEVDKHVRGWEKSSDHTPVWIELEE; this is encoded by the coding sequence ATGAAAATCGCAACATATAATGTAAACGGCGTAAACGGAAGGTTGCCCGTGCTGTTAAGATGGCTGAAAGAGGCACAGCCCGATGTAGTTTGTCTGCAGGAACTGAAAGCGCCCCAGGAAAAATTTCCGGAAGCTGAAATTTTGGAAGCCGGCTACCACGCGGTTTGGCTAGGACAGAAAAGCTGGAACGGCGTTGCGGTGCTCGCAAAAGATCGCAAGCCCGAAGTTTCGCGGACTGATCTGCCCGGCGAAGAAGAAATACAAGCGAGTCGTTATCTGGAAGTGAAAATTGGTGATCTCATTATTGCGTGCATTTATATGCCGAACGGAAATCCGGTGCCGGGACCAAAGTTTGAGTATAAAATGCGATGGTTTCAACGTTTGGATGCGCACGCGGAAATGCTCATCACCTCGGGAAAGAAAGTTCTGCTGATTGGCGATTTTAATGTGATGCCGACAGAAAAAGATGTCTACAAGCCCGAAAAATTTAAAGCAGATGCGCTTTTTCTGCCGGAAGTTCGAGAAGCTTTCCATAATCTGGTCAGCCAGGGTTGGACAGACGTGATACGGTATTTTTATCCGGAAGATACGGTTTATACTTTTTGGGATTACTTCCGAAATGCGTTTCAGCGAAATGCAGGTTTGCGCATCGATCATTTTCTGGTTTCGCCGGAAGTTGTGCCGCATCTAAAAAAAGCGGAAGTCGATAAACACGTGCGCGGGTGGGAAAAATCCAGCGACCATACGCCGGTCTGGATCGAGTTGGAAGAATAA
- a CDS encoding DUF6526 family protein: MKTQNYSNHRKFYAPHHFIYLPLLAILEGVGIVQIFRDETHQLTWILFSMVMFLLIYLTLMVRQHYALGNQDRILRLEFQQRYFELYGKRSDDVVEKLKFGQIAALRFAYDDEFKILLEKTLKSNISGDEIKKSIQKWKPDFHRV; encoded by the coding sequence ATGAAAACGCAGAACTACAGCAATCACCGTAAATTTTATGCGCCCCACCATTTTATCTATTTGCCGCTTTTGGCGATTTTAGAAGGCGTTGGGATTGTTCAGATTTTTCGCGATGAAACGCATCAACTAACGTGGATTTTGTTTTCTATGGTCATGTTCCTTTTAATTTATTTAACTTTAATGGTTCGTCAGCATTATGCTTTAGGAAATCAGGACCGTATTCTGCGCCTCGAATTTCAGCAGCGGTATTTTGAACTTTACGGCAAACGATCGGATGATGTGGTAGAAAAGCTGAAATTTGGCCAAATTGCCGCACTGCGTTTTGCGTACGATGATGAATTTAAAATCCTTCTGGAAAAAACCCTAAAAAGTAATATCTCAGGCGACGAAATTAAAAAATCAATTCAAAAATGGAAACCTGATTTTCACCGCGTTTAA
- the pdeM gene encoding ligase-associated DNA damage response endonuclease PdeM translates to MLKTLDKEIQNATLTFTNQRALFWKEKKILILSDLHVGKSAHFRKHGIAVSSEVLLHDLEKLEYLIHHFQPEKVLFVGDLFHAGYNSDLDLFKDWRFQFPQSFILIRGNHDKLKCEIYDELGIECIDEALEMAPFTFIHHPEELEDKHFYISGHIHPGFVLKGKNERLRLPCFAVSDQQIVLPAFSRFTGLDTKSLKGNFKNIVFTGGTIFEV, encoded by the coding sequence ATGCTCAAAACTTTAGATAAGGAAATTCAAAACGCAACCTTAACCTTCACCAATCAGCGTGCTTTGTTTTGGAAAGAAAAAAAGATACTGATCCTCAGTGATCTGCATGTGGGAAAATCGGCGCATTTTCGAAAGCACGGCATCGCAGTCTCCTCCGAAGTATTACTGCACGATCTGGAAAAATTAGAATACTTGATTCATCATTTTCAGCCGGAGAAAGTGCTTTTTGTGGGCGATCTTTTTCATGCCGGTTATAATTCCGATCTCGATCTTTTTAAAGACTGGCGTTTTCAGTTTCCGCAAAGTTTTATTCTAATCCGCGGCAATCACGATAAATTAAAGTGTGAAATTTACGATGAGCTCGGCATCGAATGCATCGACGAAGCGCTTGAAATGGCTCCTTTCACCTTTATTCATCATCCGGAAGAACTTGAAGACAAACATTTTTATATTTCGGGACATATTCATCCCGGGTTTGTGCTAAAAGGAAAAAATGAAAGGCTGCGTTTGCCCTGCTTTGCGGTGTCCGACCAACAGATCGTTCTGCCCGCTTTCAGCAGATTTACGGGTCTGGACACGAAATCTTTAAAAGGAAATTTTAAAAATATCGTTTTTACGGGAGGCACCATTTTTGAAGTGTAA
- a CDS encoding phage holin family protein: MNLLLRLLVTAVVAYALAYVLPGIHFSGFTGAIIFAIVLGILNLIVTPILKILGLPLTILTLGLFSLVINAVVFLIADYFIDSMNIDGFWWAFIFSIALSLVTSLLDGLFTSKD, from the coding sequence ATGAATTTATTACTCAGACTTCTTGTTACCGCCGTTGTTGCTTATGCATTGGCGTACGTTTTACCCGGCATCCATTTTTCCGGCTTTACGGGCGCAATTATCTTCGCCATCGTTTTGGGAATTCTAAACCTAATTGTTACGCCGATTCTGAAAATTTTGGGATTGCCCTTAACCATTCTTACTTTAGGGCTTTTTTCTTTGGTGATTAATGCGGTGGTTTTCTTAATTGCCGATTATTTTATCGACAGTATGAATATCGACGGTTTCTGGTGGGCCTTTATCTTCAGTATTGCGCTATCTTTGGTGACCTCGCTCCTGGACGGACTTTTTACTTCCAAGGATTAG
- a CDS encoding DNA topoisomerase IB — protein sequence MKNSDTDLIASLTPSKIVKIMKDPVKSAKAVQLIYTSDHEYDGIVRKKSGKKYVYYLGDEKIKDKEEITRINKLAIPPAWEGVWICSLGNGHLQATGLDAKHRKQYRYHPLWNALRNHTKFYRMLQFGYVLPKIRLQLEKDLSIKGLNKRKVLAVVVSLMERTNIRIGNNVYEKLYGSFGLTTLKDKHVQINGKKMHFSFKGKKGIYHDIDLKNNKLAKAVQNCKDIPGKELFQYYDEEGKRHAIESGMVNEYIKEISGEDFTAKDFRTWSGTVNALIAFKEIGAAESDKEYKSKVKEALDIVASHLGNTGNVCRKYYVHPLVINLYENNSIKKYLDELDEIEVNDGKTGLTKEESIVMKILENEKLRN from the coding sequence ATGAAAAATTCCGATACTGATCTGATCGCCTCCTTAACGCCTTCAAAAATTGTAAAAATAATGAAGGATCCGGTAAAATCTGCGAAAGCAGTTCAGCTCATCTACACCTCAGATCACGAGTATGACGGCATTGTCCGTAAAAAGTCCGGCAAAAAATATGTTTATTATCTGGGAGACGAAAAAATTAAAGACAAAGAAGAAATTACGAGAATCAACAAATTAGCCATTCCACCTGCATGGGAAGGAGTTTGGATCTGCTCTTTGGGCAACGGCCATCTTCAGGCAACCGGGCTGGACGCGAAACACCGAAAACAGTACCGCTACCATCCGTTATGGAATGCACTGCGAAACCATACCAAATTCTACCGAATGCTGCAGTTCGGCTATGTTCTGCCAAAGATCAGGCTTCAACTGGAGAAGGATCTCTCCATCAAAGGTCTGAACAAGAGGAAAGTGCTTGCAGTGGTGGTAAGTTTAATGGAGAGAACGAACATCCGTATCGGAAATAATGTGTACGAAAAATTATACGGTTCTTTCGGTTTAACAACGTTAAAAGACAAACACGTCCAGATTAATGGTAAAAAGATGCATTTCTCCTTTAAAGGAAAAAAAGGAATTTATCATGACATCGATCTCAAAAACAACAAGCTGGCAAAAGCCGTTCAGAACTGCAAAGACATCCCCGGGAAAGAACTTTTTCAGTATTACGATGAGGAGGGGAAAAGGCACGCCATCGAGTCGGGCATGGTGAACGAGTACATCAAAGAAATCAGCGGCGAGGATTTTACCGCGAAAGACTTTAGAACCTGGTCCGGAACGGTGAATGCGTTAATTGCTTTCAAAGAGATTGGCGCCGCAGAAAGCGACAAGGAATACAAATCAAAAGTAAAGGAAGCGCTGGACATCGTGGCCTCGCATCTTGGAAATACGGGCAATGTATGCAGGAAATATTACGTTCATCCATTAGTCATTAATCTTTACGAAAATAATTCCATTAAAAAATATCTGGATGAACTCGATGAAATAGAAGTGAATGACGGTAAAACCGGTTTAACGAAAGAAGAAAGTATCGTCATGAAAATTTTAGAAAATGAAAAACTTCGAAATTAA
- a CDS encoding DNA polymerase ligase N-terminal domain-containing protein has protein sequence MGLEDYNKKRDFEQTAEPKGKNESGGGKLKFVVQRHAASRLHYDFRLEMEGVLKSWAIPKGPSLNPEDKRLAMMVEDHPYAYRTFEGSIPKGNYGAGEVEIWDEGTYEPLEKVKGKTDDAVMQAELANDSLKFVLHGKKLKGEFALVKIKNATDGNPWLLIKHRDDFATDHYDAEENTAPDSKVSEYLEQKKGKKKALNPRRK, from the coding sequence ATGGGACTGGAGGACTACAATAAAAAACGGGATTTCGAGCAGACCGCAGAACCCAAAGGCAAGAATGAAAGTGGTGGCGGCAAACTGAAATTTGTTGTGCAGCGCCACGCAGCAAGCCGCCTGCATTACGATTTCCGTCTGGAAATGGAGGGCGTTCTTAAAAGCTGGGCCATCCCGAAAGGTCCGTCTTTAAATCCCGAAGACAAACGCCTCGCCATGATGGTTGAAGATCATCCGTATGCCTACCGGACCTTTGAAGGCTCCATTCCGAAAGGAAATTATGGCGCGGGTGAAGTAGAAATCTGGGACGAAGGAACGTACGAACCTTTGGAAAAAGTAAAAGGAAAAACCGACGATGCAGTTATGCAGGCGGAACTTGCAAACGATTCTTTGAAATTTGTTCTGCACGGTAAAAAGCTGAAAGGCGAATTTGCCCTTGTCAAAATAAAAAATGCAACCGACGGAAATCCCTGGCTGCTCATCAAACACCGCGACGACTTCGCAACCGATCATTATGATGCAGAAGAAAACACCGCACCCGACTCCAAAGTTTCGGAATATTTAGAACAAAAAAAGGGTAAAAAAAAAGCACTAAACCCGCGGAGAAAATAA
- a CDS encoding DUF4407 domain-containing protein, protein MKKFTLLSLAVFAFLSLTSCDAIGTIFKAGMWWGFILVAAVIALVIWLFTRGKNN, encoded by the coding sequence ATGAAAAAGTTCACTTTACTCAGTTTAGCCGTATTCGCGTTTCTTTCTTTAACAAGTTGTGATGCCATCGGAACCATCTTCAAAGCCGGAATGTGGTGGGGATTCATCCTTGTTGCAGCCGTAATCGCTTTGGTTATTTGGCTCTTCACCCGCGGTAAAAACAATTAA
- a CDS encoding lipocalin family protein gives MKTLKKLAVPLSIGILGAVLLSSCSVGIPKGATAVQNFDSKKYLGKWYEIARFDFRFEKNLNNTTAEYSDKSNGNIEVKNRGYDYVKNKWKESVGEAKFVNKPTEARLKVSFFKPIWAGYNVIDIDENYRYALVAGNNLDYLWILSREKTIPESYKQRFLEKAKSLGYKTENLIWVKHD, from the coding sequence ATGAAAACATTAAAAAAACTCGCTGTTCCCCTTTCTATTGGTATTTTAGGAGCAGTCCTTCTAAGTTCGTGTTCCGTGGGAATTCCAAAGGGCGCGACCGCGGTACAGAATTTCGATTCAAAAAAATATTTGGGCAAATGGTACGAGATCGCGCGCTTCGATTTCCGTTTTGAAAAAAATCTGAACAATACCACCGCCGAATATTCCGATAAATCCAATGGAAATATCGAGGTGAAAAACCGCGGTTACGATTACGTGAAAAATAAATGGAAAGAATCCGTAGGCGAAGCGAAATTTGTAAACAAACCGACCGAAGCGCGTCTGAAAGTTTCTTTTTTCAAACCCATCTGGGCAGGTTACAATGTGATCGATATCGACGAAAATTATAGATATGCGCTCGTTGCCGGCAATAATCTCGATTATCTGTGGATCTTATCGCGGGAAAAAACAATTCCCGAAAGTTATAAGCAAAGGTTTCTGGAAAAAGCAAAATCTTTAGGTTACAAAACAGAAAATTTAATCTGGGTAAAACACGATTAA
- a CDS encoding TonB-dependent receptor domain-containing protein has translation MRNLCLFFAVFYSFAFAAQVGSINISVFDEFSKKPLNAVVHLNDLAKSDSGRGSVQLSEIPSGTYTFEISSEGYQTGFLNDINILPNQNLTFSIGLKRSEGATIQEVVITKKMYKTTAESPLSLRNITSEEVQKNAGTNRDISRAILSFPGVGSTATFRNDLFIRGGSSAENKFYIDGIEVPIINHFQTQGASGGPRGIITIDFIKDVDFYSGAFPANRNGILSSLFEFNLKEARKDKLGYKAILGLDDMQLMVDGPLSKDQSWSGLFSVRKSNLQLLFKAIGLPFLPSYYDATFKVSKKFQSGDELYFIGLGALDDFKFNTDAKKTLTNQTLIDRLPVSPQWNYTFGTGYRHLAENGNWLFTYSRNMLDNQAKKYYRNSETPENLLYDYKSREAENKFRIDRNFQLQDYRLSAGSNINFARYSNNSTIKQVNQTEINFDQISSNINLLQYGFYLQSSRNFFADALQVSLGVRIDGSNYSDRTNNPLEQFSPRLSLSYNFAERWAFNFNSGIYYQLPAYTSLGYKLNDIFLNKSTLKYVKNIHFVAGLEYNGKNNLRLTMEGYYKKYKNYPFSLRNQISLANIGADFGVVGSEPVDSRGFGETYGVEFLAQKRTINNYYGIVAYTFGYSKFSNASGDLLPSSWDSRHILSLSTGKYFNRNWNLGARFRLQSGLPETPYDLARSSLVNIWNISNGPVQDFSQLNTLRGNVAHQLDLRAEKKWIFKKWQFTAYLDIVNIYGSKSASGLPVVNLQRDDAGNGIIANPSAPQHQQYYVLDTGENDNNTPLPYFGFIFEF, from the coding sequence ATGAGAAACCTTTGCCTTTTTTTTGCCGTCTTTTATTCTTTTGCCTTTGCAGCGCAGGTCGGCTCCATTAACATTTCCGTCTTCGATGAATTCAGTAAAAAACCGCTTAATGCGGTGGTTCATTTAAATGATTTGGCGAAAAGTGATTCCGGACGCGGAAGCGTGCAACTTTCAGAAATTCCCTCGGGAACGTATACTTTCGAGATTTCGTCTGAAGGATACCAAACCGGTTTTTTGAATGATATTAATATTCTGCCCAATCAAAATCTGACCTTCAGTATTGGTTTGAAGAGATCCGAAGGCGCCACCATTCAGGAAGTCGTTATCACGAAAAAAATGTATAAAACCACGGCCGAAAGTCCGCTGTCCCTGCGAAATATTACGAGTGAAGAAGTTCAGAAAAATGCGGGAACGAACCGTGATATCTCGCGCGCAATCTTAAGTTTTCCGGGCGTCGGCAGCACGGCGACCTTTAGAAATGACCTTTTTATTCGCGGCGGAAGTTCGGCAGAAAACAAATTTTATATCGACGGCATCGAGGTTCCCATCATCAATCATTTTCAAACGCAGGGCGCTTCCGGCGGACCGCGGGGCATTATTACCATCGACTTTATTAAAGATGTCGATTTTTACAGCGGCGCTTTTCCGGCAAATAGAAACGGAATTTTATCCTCGCTTTTTGAATTTAATTTAAAAGAGGCCCGGAAAGACAAACTCGGTTACAAAGCGATTTTAGGTTTAGACGACATGCAATTGATGGTTGATGGACCGCTGTCCAAAGACCAATCCTGGAGTGGTTTATTTTCGGTGCGAAAGTCTAATTTACAGTTGCTTTTCAAAGCCATCGGACTTCCATTTTTGCCAAGTTATTATGATGCTACTTTTAAGGTTTCGAAAAAATTCCAAAGCGGCGACGAATTGTATTTTATCGGTCTAGGCGCGTTGGATGATTTTAAATTTAACACCGACGCGAAAAAAACCTTAACCAATCAAACTCTTATTGATCGGCTTCCCGTGTCGCCACAATGGAATTACACCTTTGGAACGGGTTACCGCCATTTGGCAGAAAACGGAAACTGGCTCTTTACCTACAGCCGAAATATGCTCGACAATCAGGCGAAAAAATACTACCGAAACAGTGAAACTCCCGAAAATCTGCTCTATGATTACAAATCCCGGGAAGCGGAAAATAAATTCCGCATCGACCGAAATTTCCAGCTTCAGGATTATAGATTAAGCGCCGGCAGCAATATTAATTTTGCCAGATATTCCAACAATTCTACCATCAAACAGGTGAATCAAACTGAGATTAACTTCGATCAGATCTCTTCGAACATTAATTTGCTGCAATATGGTTTTTATCTGCAGTCTTCCAGAAATTTTTTCGCTGATGCGCTGCAGGTTTCTTTGGGTGTCCGAATCGACGGCAGCAATTATTCCGACCGGACCAATAATCCTCTCGAGCAGTTTTCTCCGCGACTTTCTTTAAGCTATAACTTTGCGGAACGTTGGGCCTTCAACTTCAATTCCGGAATCTACTATCAACTGCCGGCTTACACGTCATTAGGGTATAAACTGAATGATATTTTTCTTAATAAAAGCACTTTAAAATATGTAAAAAATATCCATTTCGTCGCAGGTTTGGAATATAACGGGAAAAATAATCTGCGCCTGACTATGGAAGGTTATTACAAGAAATATAAAAATTATCCCTTCTCTTTGCGAAACCAAATTTCTTTGGCCAATATCGGTGCCGATTTTGGCGTGGTGGGCAGCGAACCTGTGGATTCCAGGGGTTTTGGCGAAACCTACGGTGTGGAATTTTTGGCGCAGAAAAGAACCATCAATAATTATTATGGCATTGTCGCCTACACTTTTGGCTATTCAAAATTCAGCAATGCGTCGGGCGATTTATTGCCCTCGAGCTGGGATTCGCGCCATATTTTATCCTTGAGTACGGGAAAATATTTTAACCGCAACTGGAATTTAGGCGCCCGCTTCCGGCTGCAGTCCGGTTTACCCGAAACACCGTATGATCTGGCCAGAAGTTCTCTGGTTAACATCTGGAACATTTCCAACGGACCGGTGCAGGATTTTTCCCAGTTAAACACTTTGCGTGGAAATGTAGCGCATCAGCTGGATTTGCGCGCCGAGAAGAAATGGATCTTCAAAAAATGGCAGTTTACCGCATACCTCGATATTGTTAATATTTACGGGTCAAAAAGTGCGAGCGGATTACCTGTAGTTAATCTTCAACGCGATGACGCAGGAAATGGAATTATTGCAAACCCTTCTGCGCCGCAGCATCAACAGTATTACGTGCTGGATACAGGCGAAAACGACAACAACACGCCACTTCCCTACTTCGGATTTATTTTTGAATTTTAA